Genomic segment of Myxococcus stipitatus:
CCCAGGAGGAACGCGCTCGCATGTCATACCCGGCGACACGGGTGGACGCGGTGGTGGACACGCTGCATGGCGTGCAGGTGCCGGATGCCTACCGCTGGCTCGAGGACGAGAAGGCCCCGGAGGTGCAGGCCTGGATGAAGGCGCAGGATGCCTTCACGCGCTCGGCGCTGGCGGGCTCGCCCGTCCGGGACTCGCTGGTGAAGCGCTTCCGCGAGCTGTTCTACGTGGACTCCATTTCCATCCCCCGGAAGCGCTCGGGCCGTTACTTCTACTCGCGCACGCACAAGGACAAGGAGAAGGCCGTCCTCTACTGGCGTGACGGAGAGAAGGGCGTGGAGAAGGTCCTGCTGGACCCCAATGGCTGGAGCGCGGATGGCTCCATCTCCCTGGGCACCTGGGAGCCGTCGTGGGACGGCAAGAAGGTGGTCTTCGCGCGCAAGCCCAACGCGGCCGATGAGGCGGTGCTGCACGTGGTGGACGTGGACTCGGGCCAGTGGTCCCAGGTGGACGTCATCGAGGGCGCCAAGTACGCGGCGCCCCGGTGGACGCCGGACAGCCAGGGCTTCTATTACGAGTGGCTGCCCACGGACCCCTCCATCCCCGTGGACGCGCGCCCCGGCTACACCTCGCTGCGCTTCCACGTGCTGGGCAAGAGCCCCAGCTCGGATGCGCTGGTGCACCCGCACACGGGGGACCCGACGACGTTCCTCTCCGGCGACCTGAGCCGCGATGGAAAGTTCCTCTTCGTCTACATCCTCCGAGGCTGGAGCGAGAACGACGTCTACTGGAAGCGGCCGGGCGAGAAGGACTTCCGCCTGCTCGTGAAGGGGGAGGGCGCCAAGTACAGCGTCCAGGCCTGGAAGGGCCGCTTCTACGTCACCACGGACGAGGGGGCGCCCCGTCAGCGCGTCTTCGAGGTGGACCCGGCGAAGCCCGAGCGCGCCGCGTGGAAGGAGATCGTCCCCGAGGACCCGGTGGCCTCGCTCCAGGCGGCGACCATCGTCGGGGAGCATCTGGCGCTGGAGTACATGAAGGACGCCACCACGCAGGTCCGCGTGGCGACGCTGCGGGGCACCCCCGTGCGTCAGGTGGAGCTGCCCGGCGTGGGCGCCGCCTCCAACCTGGTGGGGCTGGAGGACGAGGACGACGCGTACTTCGTCTTCACCTCCTTCACCACGCCCCGGCAGGTCTTCAAGACGTCGGTGAAGAGCGGCAAGTCGGAGCTGTGGGCCAAGGTGGAGCTGCCCGTGGACCCGTCGGCCTACCAGGTGGAGCAGGTCTTCTACCCGTCCAAGGACGGCACCCGTGTCCCCATGTTCGTGGTGTACCGCAAGGGCCTGAAGCGCGACGGCACCGCGCCCACGCTCCTGTACGGGTACGGCGGCTTCAACGTGAACATGGAGGCCAACTTCCGGGCCAGCATCCTGCCCTGGCTGGACGCGGGCGGCGTGTACGCGGTGGCCAACCTGCGCGGGGGCGGCGAGTACGGCAAGGACTGGCATGAGGCCGGACGCCTGGCTCGCAAGCAGAACGTCTTCGACGACTTCCACGCCGCGGGCGAGTACCTGGTGCGTGAGAAGTTCACCCAGGCCCGGCGCCTGGCCATCCAGGGCGGCAGCAACGGCGGCCTCCTCGTGGGGGCGGCCATGACTCAGCGCCCGGAGCTGTACGGGGCGGTGGTGTGCCAGGTCCCCTTGCTGGACATGGTCCGCTACCATCTCTTCGGCAGCGGCCGGACGTGGATCACCGAGTACGGGACGGCGGAGAAGGCCGACGACTTCAAGACGCTGCACGCCTACTCGCCCTACCACCACGTCCAGGCGGACGTGCGCTACCCCGCGCTGCTGATGATGTCCGCGGACCACGACGACCGGGTGGACCCGCTGCACGCGCGCAAGTTCGTCGCGGCGGTGCAGAACGCGGCGGGCAACCAGGCCCCCGCGCTCCTGCGCATTGAAGTCAACGCGGGACATGGTGGCGCGGACCAGGTGGCCAAGAGCATTGAATCCTCCGCGGACATGTACGCGTTTCTTTTCAAGGTGTTGGAGGTTGGTGGGCTCCAGGGTGGGGAGGCAGCGCAGGGGCGCTGACACCCTGGGCGGACGCCCAAGGCAGCTGCGGGTGTTCCCTTGATGGCAGGAGGACGTTTCCCAATCTTGAGGCGGGGAACGGCACCTGAAACCGACGTGTTATAGACGTGCTTCACCCCGGGTACGCGCTCGGAGTTCGAGCAACCGGGCAACTCTTCAGGGGCCTACCCCCCCGGTAGGCCAGCAGGTGGCGGATACATGTTCTTCGGACGTGACGACAAGAAGGAAGCCCAGAAGCGGGGACTCACCGTCCCGCTCTTGCCCCTTCGGGACATCATCGTGTTCCCGCACATGGTGGTTCCGCTGTTCGTCGGCCGGGAGAAGTCCATCGCGGCGTTGAAGGATGCGATGGCGCACAAGGGGCCGGACGACAAGGCCGTCATCCTGCTGGCCGCCCAGAAGAAGGCCAAGACGAACGACCCCTCTCCCGACGACATCTTCCACTTCGGAACCATGGGCCACGTCATCCAGCTCCTGCCGCTGCCAGACGGCACGGTGAAGGTGCTGGTGGAAGGCGTGCGCCGGGCGAAGGTGAAGAAGTTCCACCCCAACGACGCCTTCTTCATGGTGGAAGTGGAGGAGGTGGAGGAGCAGACGGAGAAGAGCGTGGAGCTGGAGGCGCTGGTTCGCAGCGTCCACTCCGTGTTCGAGGCCTTCGTCAAACTCAACAAGCGCATCCCGCCCGAGATGCTGATGCAGGTGGCCAGCATCGATGACCCGGCGCGGCTCGCGGACACCATCGTCGCGCACCTGTCGTTGAAGCTGAACGACAAGCAGGCGCTGCTCGAGACGGAGTCTCCGGCGAAGCGGCTGGAGAAGCTCTACGAGCTGATGCAGGGCGAAATCGAGATTCTCCAGGTGGAGAAGAAGATTCGCACGCGCGTCAAGAAGCAGATGGAGAAGACCCAGAAGGAGTACTACCTGAATGAGCAGATGCAGGCCATTCAGAAGGAGCTGGGTGAGCGCGACGAGTTCAAGAACGAGATCCAGGAGATTGAAGAGAAGCTGAAGAACAAGCGGATGAGCAAGGAGGCCACGCTCAAGGTCAAGAAGGAGCTGAAGAAGCTCCGGATGATGAGCCCGATGAGCGCCGAGGCCACCGTCGTCCGCAACTACATCGACTGGATCATCAGCCTCCCCTGGTACGACGAGACGCAGGACCGGCTCGACGTGACGGAAGCGGAGACGGTGCTCAACGAGGACCACTACGGCTTGAAGAAGCCGAAGGAGCGCATCCTCGAGTACCTGGCGGTGCAGCAGCTGGTGAAGAAGCTCAAGGGCCCCGTGCTGTGTTTCGTGGGGCCTCCGGGCGTGGGCAAGACGTCGCTGGCGCGCTCGATTGCTCGGGCGACGGGCCGCAAGTTCGTGCGCCTGTCCTTGGGCGGTGTGCGTGACGAGGCCGAGATTCGCGGCCACCGGCGCACGTACATCGGCGCGATGCCGGGCAAGCTCATCCAGTCGCTGAAGAAGGCGGGCAGCAACAACCCCGTCTTCCTGCTCGACGAAATCGACAAGATGTCCACGGACTTCCGAGGCGACCCGAGCGCGGCGCTGCTGGAGGTGCTGGACCCCGAGCAGAACCACAACTTCAACGACCACTACCTGGACCTCGACTACGACCTGTCCAAGGTGATGTTCATCTGCACCGCGAACACGATGCACAACATCCCCGGTCCGCTGCAGGACCGCATGGAGGTGATTCGCATCGCGGGGTACACCGAGCCGGAGAAGCTCTCCATCGCGCGGCGCTACCTCATCCCGAAGGAGCAGGAGGCCAACGGGCTGTCGGACATCAAGGTCGACTTCAGCAACGAGGCGCTGAGGACCATCATCCACCGGTACACCCGTGAGTCCGGCGTTCGCTCGCTGGAGCGCGAGATTGGCGGCGTCTACCGGAAGATTGCCCGCGACGTGCTGAAGAACGGCAAGCGGGACATCGAGGTGGACCGGAAGATGGCCATGAAGTTCCTGGGCACCCCGCGCTACCGCTACGGCGTGGCGGAGCGGGAGGACCAGGTGGGCATCGTCACGGGCCTGGCGTGGACGGAGCTGGGCGGTGAAATCCTCACCACCGAGGCCACCGTCATGCCGGGCAAGGGCAAGCTCATCATCACCGGCAAGCTGGGTGAGGTGATGCAGGAGTCCGCCCAGGCGGCCATGTCCTACGTGCGCAGCCGCGCCGAGCGCTTCGGCATCGACCGCAAGGTGTTCGAGAACTACGACATCCACGTGCACCTGCCCGAGGGCGCGATTCCCAAGGACGGCCCATCCGCGGGTGTCACCATCTGCACGGCGCTGGTGAGCGCGCTCACGCGCGTGCTCATCCGTCGCGATGTCGCGATGACGGGTGAAATCACCCTGCGCGGGCGGGTGCTGCCCATCGGCGGCTTGAAGGAGAAGACCCTGGCGGCGCACCGGGCGGGCATCAAGACGGTGCTCATCCCGAAGGCCAACAAGAAGGACCTGAAGGACATCCCGCTGAAGATTCGCAAGCAGCTGCGCATCGTCCCGGTGGAGTTCGTGGACGACGTGCTGCGCGAGGCCCTGGTGCTGGAGAAGCCCGAGGAGTTCGGCCGCAAGCCGGTCTCCGACGGACTCAAGAGCCCCTCGGCCGCGGAGACGCCGTCCGCGCCCGCTCCGGCGCCGGCGTAGGGGTGGGATGAGACGCGGAGGGCGCAGGCCTTCCGCGAGTGACTCGAAGCCAGGGCTCCGGTGCGGTTCGCCGGTCCCTGGCTTCTGTCTTTCCG
This window contains:
- a CDS encoding prolyl oligopeptidase family serine peptidase; its protein translation is MSYPATRVDAVVDTLHGVQVPDAYRWLEDEKAPEVQAWMKAQDAFTRSALAGSPVRDSLVKRFRELFYVDSISIPRKRSGRYFYSRTHKDKEKAVLYWRDGEKGVEKVLLDPNGWSADGSISLGTWEPSWDGKKVVFARKPNAADEAVLHVVDVDSGQWSQVDVIEGAKYAAPRWTPDSQGFYYEWLPTDPSIPVDARPGYTSLRFHVLGKSPSSDALVHPHTGDPTTFLSGDLSRDGKFLFVYILRGWSENDVYWKRPGEKDFRLLVKGEGAKYSVQAWKGRFYVTTDEGAPRQRVFEVDPAKPERAAWKEIVPEDPVASLQAATIVGEHLALEYMKDATTQVRVATLRGTPVRQVELPGVGAASNLVGLEDEDDAYFVFTSFTTPRQVFKTSVKSGKSELWAKVELPVDPSAYQVEQVFYPSKDGTRVPMFVVYRKGLKRDGTAPTLLYGYGGFNVNMEANFRASILPWLDAGGVYAVANLRGGGEYGKDWHEAGRLARKQNVFDDFHAAGEYLVREKFTQARRLAIQGGSNGGLLVGAAMTQRPELYGAVVCQVPLLDMVRYHLFGSGRTWITEYGTAEKADDFKTLHAYSPYHHVQADVRYPALLMMSADHDDRVDPLHARKFVAAVQNAAGNQAPALLRIEVNAGHGGADQVAKSIESSADMYAFLFKVLEVGGLQGGEAAQGR
- the lon gene encoding endopeptidase La: MFFGRDDKKEAQKRGLTVPLLPLRDIIVFPHMVVPLFVGREKSIAALKDAMAHKGPDDKAVILLAAQKKAKTNDPSPDDIFHFGTMGHVIQLLPLPDGTVKVLVEGVRRAKVKKFHPNDAFFMVEVEEVEEQTEKSVELEALVRSVHSVFEAFVKLNKRIPPEMLMQVASIDDPARLADTIVAHLSLKLNDKQALLETESPAKRLEKLYELMQGEIEILQVEKKIRTRVKKQMEKTQKEYYLNEQMQAIQKELGERDEFKNEIQEIEEKLKNKRMSKEATLKVKKELKKLRMMSPMSAEATVVRNYIDWIISLPWYDETQDRLDVTEAETVLNEDHYGLKKPKERILEYLAVQQLVKKLKGPVLCFVGPPGVGKTSLARSIARATGRKFVRLSLGGVRDEAEIRGHRRTYIGAMPGKLIQSLKKAGSNNPVFLLDEIDKMSTDFRGDPSAALLEVLDPEQNHNFNDHYLDLDYDLSKVMFICTANTMHNIPGPLQDRMEVIRIAGYTEPEKLSIARRYLIPKEQEANGLSDIKVDFSNEALRTIIHRYTRESGVRSLEREIGGVYRKIARDVLKNGKRDIEVDRKMAMKFLGTPRYRYGVAEREDQVGIVTGLAWTELGGEILTTEATVMPGKGKLIITGKLGEVMQESAQAAMSYVRSRAERFGIDRKVFENYDIHVHLPEGAIPKDGPSAGVTICTALVSALTRVLIRRDVAMTGEITLRGRVLPIGGLKEKTLAAHRAGIKTVLIPKANKKDLKDIPLKIRKQLRIVPVEFVDDVLREALVLEKPEEFGRKPVSDGLKSPSAAETPSAPAPAPA